One Campylobacter concisus DNA window includes the following coding sequences:
- a CDS encoding flagellar hook-basal body complex protein: MMRGFYNGVSGIKTQSFGMDVWSNNISNINNVGFKASIPEFKNLINQNLVSAGSGPTSDQVGLGATKQTTALDMSNGSFQSTDNNFDLAIGGDGFFGVVDKTGKNYYTRTGTFDIDAAGNLVDTRGNLLLGTLANFTPTTPSASALKKYGQTSSAPQAYTVSQEELNLGDPGSQKGITLPHFLFMPAEATTNISLKGNLNSSRITDKKTTALEASEYAYTLDNTNKTISLNGQIPLSTTSLGAKAGDSVVVKVKDGDGKFSEFSTTLESDGTWQINDKSLKFMDFANLEVNAEVTSLVEVPNKEKLTSDIYNADGTKSLVTINLTKQIPQTGDQTIWDAVATITDVSGAVQNTAMGSLTFNGSGRLVANTLTSVGGVNLNFEGDGDADVYNGMTSSANARKDFNIKRDGYAEGLLSKYSVDDRGNIMANFDNTRAFPVAKVALYHFINDQGVAKVGDNLYEATANSGEPFFYKNKAGETVYGAQILANKLEMSNVDLGQALSEVIVTQKAYEASAKSITTSDEMIQTAIQMKK; this comes from the coding sequence ATGATGAGAGGTTTTTACAACGGGGTTAGCGGCATCAAGACGCAAAGCTTTGGCATGGATGTTTGGTCAAACAACATCTCAAATATAAACAATGTCGGTTTCAAAGCTTCAATCCCTGAGTTTAAAAATTTAATAAACCAAAACCTAGTCTCAGCAGGAAGTGGCCCAACTAGCGATCAAGTGGGACTTGGAGCTACCAAGCAAACGACTGCACTTGATATGTCAAATGGTAGCTTTCAAAGCACTGATAACAACTTTGACCTTGCCATAGGCGGAGATGGCTTCTTTGGCGTTGTCGATAAAACAGGCAAAAACTACTACACAAGAACAGGCACTTTTGACATAGATGCGGCTGGAAATTTAGTAGATACTAGGGGAAATTTACTCCTTGGCACGCTTGCAAATTTCACTCCAACCACGCCAAGTGCGAGCGCTCTTAAAAAATATGGTCAAACATCAAGCGCCCCACAAGCTTACACAGTCTCGCAAGAAGAGCTAAATCTGGGCGATCCTGGCTCGCAAAAGGGCATAACACTGCCTCATTTTTTATTTATGCCAGCTGAGGCTACTACAAATATCAGCTTAAAAGGCAACCTAAACTCAAGCCGCATAACAGATAAAAAAACGACAGCCCTTGAGGCTAGCGAATACGCCTACACGCTTGATAATACAAACAAGACGATCTCACTAAACGGACAGATCCCGCTAAGCACCACATCACTCGGCGCAAAAGCTGGTGACAGCGTGGTCGTAAAAGTAAAAGACGGAGATGGTAAATTTAGCGAGTTTTCAACCACACTTGAGAGTGACGGCACTTGGCAGATAAACGACAAGAGCCTTAAATTTATGGATTTTGCAAATTTAGAGGTAAATGCTGAAGTCACCTCGCTCGTTGAAGTGCCAAACAAAGAAAAGCTAACCTCTGATATCTACAACGCAGACGGCACAAAGAGCCTAGTCACCATAAATTTAACCAAGCAGATCCCACAAACTGGCGACCAGACTATCTGGGACGCGGTGGCAACGATAACTGATGTTAGCGGAGCCGTGCAAAATACCGCGATGGGCTCGCTTACATTTAATGGCAGTGGCAGGCTTGTGGCAAATACACTAACAAGCGTTGGCGGCGTAAATTTAAACTTCGAAGGCGACGGCGATGCGGATGTTTATAACGGCATGACAAGCTCAGCAAACGCTAGAAAAGATTTCAACATAAAAAGAGATGGCTACGCTGAGGGGCTACTTTCAAAGTATAGCGTCGATGACCGCGGCAACATCATGGCAAATTTTGACAACACTCGAGCATTCCCCGTGGCAAAAGTGGCGCTTTATCACTTCATAAACGACCAAGGCGTGGCAAAGGTTGGCGACAATCTCTATGAAGCCACAGCCAACTCTGGCGAGCCATTTTTTTACAAAAACAAAGCTGGCGAGACCGTTTATGGGGCGCAAATTTTGGCAAACAAGCTTGAGATGAGTAATGTCGATCTTGGTCAAGCACTAAGCGAGGTGATCGTCACGCAAAAGGCCTACGAAGCGAGCGCAAAAAGCATCACGACAAGTGATGAGATGATACAAACTGCTATCCAGATGAAGAAATAA
- a CDS encoding flagellar basal body rod modification protein, with protein sequence MASVSDITTQTTQQKNAEKKAKARQDAAASTGTNPNGQLDKDAFMKLLLTELQHQDPTSPMDTEKMLTQTSQLASVEMQENTNKAMKELVNQLKSNANAYAISALGKMVSTGSNAVTLTDEKKDAKFALYFKTDLANGKIEVKNANGQVVRTTDLNETNAGVHNLAWDGKDASGNQVPNGSYTISATYTGKDGKEYKTQVGNYPVEAVKFVDGKAMMKVAGEYVSMDKVSEYYEG encoded by the coding sequence ATGGCTTCAGTTTCAGATATAACTACACAAACAACGCAGCAAAAAAATGCCGAGAAAAAGGCAAAAGCAAGACAAGACGCTGCAGCTAGCACAGGAACTAATCCAAATGGACAGCTAGATAAAGATGCATTTATGAAGCTACTTTTAACCGAGCTTCAGCACCAAGACCCAACAAGTCCTATGGATACTGAAAAGATGCTAACGCAAACTAGCCAGCTAGCATCAGTCGAGATGCAAGAAAATACAAACAAAGCGATGAAAGAGCTAGTAAATCAGCTAAAATCAAACGCAAACGCCTACGCTATCTCAGCCCTTGGCAAGATGGTCTCAACTGGCTCAAATGCAGTCACACTAACAGATGAGAAAAAAGATGCAAAATTTGCGCTTTACTTTAAGACAGATCTTGCAAATGGCAAAATCGAGGTCAAAAATGCAAATGGTCAAGTCGTAAGAACAACTGATCTAAACGAGACAAATGCAGGCGTTCATAACCTAGCTTGGGACGGCAAAGACGCGTCTGGCAATCAAGTGCCAAACGGCTCATACACCATTTCAGCGACTTACACTGGCAAAGATGGCAAAGAGTATAAAACACAAGTAGGCAACTACCCAGTCGAGGCGGTGAAATTTGTAGATGGCAAGGCTATGATGAAGGTAGCTGGCGAATACGTTTCAATGGATAAAGTATCTGAATATTACGAGGGCTAA
- a CDS encoding flagellar hook-length control protein FliK, giving the protein MQAYTAKNNVDLLAPAATKKPAAAKKSQNNGEFLSMVLDAAASKANSGQKITEKDVKEIVKTVDIQKETIEKAQNESVAKISAALEENLDEDTKNELYENANFMQLLQVLEILNGNEKVSKFPNFSDKIANFLSVPQNVEELSNVKSVSDLIDLAKKFDLGLENIEISNEDVPKLNEMFKNLGKQEFFTPIKTEDKPFYLKELKNEVEQTIIKNEPKEVVKLDTLLKEVVANPVSEVKNLVKEEPKKLDDSEVKLDDEIVDVEPDEQPKEPKVKVNLHEQKAQKAPTLESLLFPEREQMREAEPSEETFSSDNKSELNQMVKDIANSAKHQLQTKAEIKETLSNFSSTLKEQVQNYKAPITRFNITLNPLNLGEVEITMVNRGNNLHVNFSSTTATMNLFLQNQAEFKNSLVNMGFTELEMNFSDQNQRQEKREQAKNKYSSNQSDESENAQAEQSLLELVIPRYI; this is encoded by the coding sequence ATGCAAGCTTACACAGCAAAAAACAACGTAGATTTGCTAGCTCCTGCGGCTACTAAAAAGCCTGCAGCTGCGAAGAAGTCTCAAAACAACGGCGAGTTTTTGTCTATGGTTTTGGATGCGGCTGCGAGCAAGGCAAATAGCGGTCAAAAGATCACCGAAAAGGATGTCAAAGAGATAGTAAAAACTGTTGATATCCAAAAAGAGACGATAGAAAAGGCGCAAAACGAAAGCGTGGCAAAAATTTCGGCCGCACTTGAAGAAAATTTGGACGAAGATACAAAAAATGAGCTCTATGAAAATGCAAATTTCATGCAGCTTTTGCAAGTTTTAGAGATACTAAACGGCAATGAAAAGGTAAGTAAATTTCCAAATTTCAGCGACAAAATAGCAAATTTCTTAAGTGTGCCCCAAAACGTCGAAGAGCTTAGCAACGTTAAAAGCGTTAGCGATCTTATCGACCTTGCTAAGAAATTTGACCTTGGCCTTGAAAATATAGAAATTTCAAACGAAGATGTGCCAAAACTAAACGAGATGTTTAAAAATTTGGGCAAGCAGGAATTTTTCACGCCGATAAAGACTGAGGACAAGCCTTTTTATCTAAAAGAGCTAAAAAACGAGGTCGAGCAAACTATCATCAAAAACGAGCCAAAAGAGGTCGTAAAGCTTGATACTTTGCTAAAAGAGGTGGTGGCAAATCCAGTCAGCGAAGTTAAAAATTTAGTCAAAGAAGAGCCTAAAAAGCTAGATGATAGTGAAGTAAAGCTTGATGATGAGATAGTGGACGTTGAGCCAGATGAGCAGCCAAAAGAGCCAAAAGTAAAGGTAAATTTACACGAGCAAAAGGCGCAAAAAGCCCCAACTCTTGAGTCGCTACTCTTTCCAGAAAGAGAGCAGATGAGAGAGGCTGAGCCAAGCGAGGAGACTTTTAGCAGCGACAATAAATCAGAGCTAAATCAAATGGTAAAAGATATCGCAAACAGCGCTAAACACCAGCTTCAAACAAAGGCAGAGATAAAAGAGACGCTTAGTAACTTCTCTTCTACACTAAAAGAGCAGGTGCAAAACTACAAAGCGCCGATCACTCGCTTTAACATCACGCTTAACCCGCTAAATTTAGGCGAGGTCGAGATCACGATGGTAAATCGCGGCAATAATTTGCATGTAAATTTTAGCTCAACAACAGCTACGATGAACCTCTTTTTACAAAACCAAGCTGAGTTTAAAAACAGCCTTGTAAATATGGGATTTACCGAGCTTGAGATGAATTTCTCAGACCAAAACCAAAGACAAGAAAAAAGAGAACAAGCAAAGAACAAATATAGCTCAAATCAAAGCGACGAGAGCGAAAACGCTCAAGCGGAACAAAGCTTGCTTGAGCTAGTAATACCAAGATATATTTAG
- a CDS encoding DUF4910 domain-containing protein, producing MKMHDMATKLFTIPRSITGEGFLKSLQFIKDEVEKDGDNFKLNITSVKSGTKCFDWTIPPEWVVRDAYIITPDGKKICEFSKNTLNLVNYSEKIHKKMHLNELLPHLYSLPHLPNAIPYVTSYYERRWGFCISKKELDTLKDGVYEVFIDTDFKDDGSLYYGELFIPATTQTKDEVLFSTYLCHPQMANNELSGPVVMAKLIEFVKSLQDRRYNYRFLIIPETIGSITYISRHFNELKQNVKAAFVMSCLGDEKAYSVVLSQKENSLSDKTALHAIKHLTKNPKIYSFLHRGSDERQFNTPSLNLGAVAICRSKFGEFKEYHNSLDDLNFVTQKGLTGGLKYAKNIVLNLETNAKFKLKTVCEPNLGSRGLISTINKGAYPKQMLNIRHFLAYCDGETDALEIADILGIEVRKLKEIIDQLIKFDLIEEVK from the coding sequence ATGAAAATGCACGACATGGCTACAAAACTTTTTACAATTCCTCGTTCTATCACTGGAGAAGGATTTTTAAAAAGCTTGCAATTTATAAAAGATGAAGTTGAAAAAGATGGAGATAATTTTAAACTAAATATAACTTCTGTAAAAAGTGGCACCAAGTGTTTTGACTGGACCATACCTCCCGAGTGGGTTGTGAGAGATGCTTATATAATCACACCTGATGGCAAAAAGATCTGCGAATTTAGTAAAAATACACTTAATTTAGTTAATTATTCTGAAAAAATTCATAAAAAAATGCATTTAAATGAGCTTTTACCACATCTTTATTCTTTGCCTCATTTGCCAAATGCTATTCCTTATGTTACTAGTTATTATGAAAGACGTTGGGGCTTTTGTATTAGTAAAAAAGAGTTAGATACTCTAAAAGACGGAGTTTATGAGGTTTTTATAGATACTGATTTTAAAGATGATGGATCGCTTTATTATGGTGAATTATTTATACCTGCTACGACGCAAACAAAAGATGAAGTATTATTTTCAACATATCTTTGTCATCCACAAATGGCAAATAATGAATTAAGTGGCCCTGTTGTTATGGCAAAACTTATAGAGTTTGTAAAATCACTGCAAGATAGGCGCTATAACTATAGGTTTTTAATTATTCCAGAAACAATAGGTTCAATAACTTATATAAGTAGGCATTTTAATGAGCTTAAACAAAATGTTAAAGCCGCTTTTGTTATGTCTTGTCTAGGGGATGAAAAGGCATATAGCGTTGTTTTAAGTCAAAAAGAGAATAGTTTAAGTGACAAAACAGCACTTCATGCTATAAAACACCTTACAAAAAATCCTAAAATTTATAGTTTTTTACATAGAGGAAGTGATGAAAGACAGTTTAATACCCCATCTTTAAACCTTGGTGCGGTTGCGATATGTCGTTCAAAATTTGGAGAATTTAAAGAGTATCACAATAGTCTTGATGATTTAAATTTTGTTACACAAAAGGGATTAACTGGCGGGTTAAAATATGCGAAAAACATTGTTTTAAACCTTGAAACAAATGCAAAATTTAAGCTAAAAACAGTTTGTGAGCCAAATTTAGGCTCAAGAGGCTTAATATCAACAATAAATAAAGGCGCATATCCAAAACAGATGCTCAATATAAGACATTTTTTAGCATATTGTGATGGAGAAACCGATGCTTTAGAAATAGCTGATATTTTAGGAATTGAAGTAAGAAAGTTAAAAGAAATAATTGATCAGTTGATTAAATTTGATCTTATTGAGGAAGTCAAATGA
- a CDS encoding amino acid adenylation domain-containing protein: MIKHVSDLLTKTAAKFPDKVAIVSNGSRITYTELDRLCKKVASEILRKNIKKEPIFILLKKSIECIVAFLGVLRSGNFYATIAEDSPKDRILSVVKKIEPKLLITSSEFDFSYLNLPTILTNDFENFNIDKSLLEDANIEFVDADLAYILFTSGSTGEPKGFAVNHLNLIDYITWAVEKWGINESDIVANQAYFHFDKSVLDIYPCIFTGATLHILQNSDYAFPSKIIDYFEANNITQTGITPQIITYFANTNALKPLPCLRRVFISGEITPIKQLKEWVRMYPHAKFINLYGASEVTGVCSYFVCDRELKDDEILPAGRACENIEIFLLDENLNIINKNDVGKRGIVYVRGRCVSQGYYNDVELSKSVFMQNPINNKFRDYVYKTGDVAYYNDRGELVCVGRADNQIKLAGHRIELGEIESIIGAIDGVKRTACVFLDNKIFAFYESDSEIDIASILKQKLPRYMIPKYFVKIDKFKLNVNTKIDRNALKDLAKEMR, translated from the coding sequence ATGATAAAGCATGTGAGTGATCTTTTAACAAAGACAGCAGCCAAATTTCCAGATAAAGTAGCTATTGTTTCAAACGGAAGTCGTATTACTTATACTGAACTTGATAGGCTTTGTAAAAAAGTTGCGAGTGAAATTTTAAGAAAGAACATTAAAAAAGAACCTATTTTTATTCTGCTTAAAAAGAGTATTGAATGCATTGTGGCATTTTTAGGAGTTTTAAGAAGTGGCAATTTTTATGCCACTATAGCAGAAGATAGTCCAAAGGACAGAATTTTAAGTGTTGTAAAAAAAATAGAGCCAAAACTTCTAATTACAAGTAGTGAGTTTGATTTTTCGTATCTAAATTTACCTACCATTTTAACTAACGATTTTGAAAATTTTAATATTGATAAATCCCTTTTGGAAGATGCAAATATTGAGTTTGTGGATGCAGATCTTGCCTATATTTTATTTACATCTGGATCTACTGGAGAGCCAAAAGGCTTTGCAGTTAATCATTTAAATTTAATTGACTATATTACTTGGGCTGTGGAAAAATGGGGAATAAATGAGAGTGATATAGTTGCAAATCAAGCTTATTTTCACTTTGATAAGTCTGTGCTTGATATTTATCCTTGTATTTTTACTGGCGCAACATTGCATATTTTACAAAATAGTGATTATGCTTTTCCTAGCAAGATTATCGATTATTTTGAGGCTAATAACATCACACAAACAGGAATAACTCCACAAATTATCACATATTTTGCCAATACAAATGCGCTAAAACCACTGCCATGTCTTAGACGCGTCTTTATATCAGGCGAGATAACGCCTATAAAACAGCTAAAAGAGTGGGTGAGAATGTACCCACATGCAAAATTTATAAATTTATATGGTGCAAGTGAGGTAACAGGGGTTTGTAGTTATTTTGTGTGCGATAGAGAGCTTAAAGATGATGAGATTTTACCAGCAGGAAGAGCTTGTGAGAATATTGAAATTTTTTTACTAGATGAGAATTTAAATATTATTAATAAGAATGATGTTGGAAAAAGAGGCATCGTTTATGTTCGTGGCAGGTGCGTGTCTCAGGGCTATTATAATGATGTCGAGCTTAGTAAAAGTGTTTTTATGCAAAATCCAATAAATAATAAATTTAGAGACTATGTTTATAAAACAGGGGATGTTGCTTATTACAATGATCGAGGTGAGTTAGTTTGTGTTGGTAGAGCTGATAATCAAATAAAACTAGCAGGACATAGAATAGAGCTTGGTGAAATAGAAAGCATTATAGGTGCTATCGATGGTGTAAAGCGGACAGCTTGTGTTTTTTTGGATAACAAAATTTTTGCTTTTTATGAAAGCGATAGTGAAATCGATATAGCAAGTATTCTAAAGCAAAAACTACCAAGATACATGATTCCGAAATATTTTGTTAAAATTGATAAATTTAAATTAAATGTTAATACAAAGATTGACCGAAACGCGTTAAAAGATCTTGCAAAGGAGATGAGATGA
- a CDS encoding phosphopantetheine-binding protein, which produces MNEAKKLLTEISKGDISENEQNLLTGGIIDSLDVMELVELISKKFGEINASDINSSDFESISAINSLINRIKAKND; this is translated from the coding sequence ATGAACGAGGCAAAAAAATTACTAACTGAAATTTCAAAAGGCGATATTAGTGAAAATGAACAAAACTTATTGACAGGTGGAATTATAGATAGCCTTGATGTGATGGAGTTGGTTGAGCTTATATCAAAAAAATTTGGAGAAATAAATGCTAGTGATATAAATTCCAGCGATTTTGAAAGCATTAGCGCTATCAATAGCCTTATTAATAGAATAAAGGCAAAAAATGATTGA
- a CDS encoding AAC(3) family N-acetyltransferase — MIEFNDKTYTKEDLKNILINLGLKKGDKLVVSSELFKLGKIIGDKNTFLDEIISTFYEILGSDGDLIMPTFTYSFCKNLVYDNLNSKSTVGALGEYFRHKSGVIRTDDPIFSFAIRSNNPEIYLKDCDSCFGKGSVYDVLREKDGKFLAFGDASKGWTFYLYAEEMAGVSYRFFKDFSGKIIDRKGVEKEKTIKYYVRHLDRNSILDKQKQIDMLKKNKNYNYAKFAGGDMALIDLRQYFEIFVKTVKMDENILLKEEGERI; from the coding sequence ATGATTGAATTTAATGATAAAACCTACACCAAAGAAGATCTTAAAAATATACTTATTAATTTGGGGCTAAAAAAAGGCGATAAGCTTGTAGTCTCAAGCGAACTTTTTAAGCTAGGTAAAATTATTGGAGATAAAAATACTTTTTTAGATGAAATAATATCTACATTTTATGAAATTCTAGGTAGCGATGGTGATCTTATAATGCCAACCTTTACATATAGCTTTTGTAAGAATTTGGTTTATGATAATCTCAACTCAAAAAGCACAGTCGGTGCACTTGGTGAATATTTTAGGCATAAGAGTGGCGTAATTAGGACAGATGATCCTATATTTTCTTTTGCTATTCGCTCAAATAATCCAGAAATTTATTTAAAAGATTGCGATAGTTGCTTTGGAAAAGGTAGTGTGTATGATGTATTACGCGAGAAAGATGGCAAATTTTTAGCTTTTGGAGACGCAAGTAAAGGTTGGACATTTTATCTATATGCCGAAGAGATGGCAGGAGTTAGCTATAGATTTTTTAAAGATTTTAGTGGAAAGATAATCGATAGAAAAGGTGTTGAAAAAGAAAAAACCATAAAATATTATGTTCGTCATCTTGATAGGAATAGTATTTTAGATAAGCAAAAGCAAATAGATATGCTTAAAAAAAATAAAAATTACAACTATGCAAAATTTGCAGGTGGTGATATGGCTCTTATTGACTTAAGACAGTATTTTGAAATTTTTGTAAAAACAGTAAAAATGGATGAAAATATACTTTTAAAAGAAGAAGGAGAACGTATATGA
- a CDS encoding class I SAM-dependent methyltransferase, which translates to MTNKTINGRDLAQEYWNGNYSQDIAPVYPVSYVTDFAFKNFKPGGRVLDLGCGMGRHVKFLAQFGFDAFGCDYSPQGVLHTKELLNSAGLKADVREGNMLNLPYDDEYFDGLINFGVLFYAKDEAESKKALSEVYRVLKKGGSAFFQVRNLEDDRYKQAIKKSKYIAVANQIEGRIGFLENGIQNYYYDEEVVKRLFGIFDKIEINYIKRSYDNESYQISYYLIGVWK; encoded by the coding sequence ATGACAAATAAGACTATTAATGGGAGAGATTTGGCACAAGAATATTGGAATGGCAACTATTCTCAAGATATAGCACCAGTGTATCCAGTAAGCTATGTAACCGATTTTGCTTTTAAAAATTTTAAACCTGGTGGAAGAGTGCTTGATCTTGGATGCGGAATGGGCAGGCATGTTAAATTTCTAGCTCAATTTGGTTTTGATGCTTTTGGCTGCGATTACTCACCGCAAGGAGTTTTACATACCAAAGAGCTTTTAAATAGTGCTGGTTTAAAAGCAGATGTTAGAGAGGGCAATATGTTAAATTTGCCTTATGATGATGAATATTTTGATGGTTTGATTAATTTCGGAGTTCTTTTTTATGCAAAAGATGAAGCAGAATCAAAAAAAGCTTTAAGCGAAGTTTATAGGGTTTTAAAAAAGGGAGGTTCTGCGTTTTTTCAAGTAAGAAATTTAGAAGATGATAGATACAAACAAGCCATAAAAAAAAGCAAATACATAGCTGTAGCAAACCAGATCGAGGGAAGGATAGGATTTTTAGAAAACGGTATTCAAAATTATTATTATGATGAGGAAGTAGTCAAAAGATTGTTTGGTATCTTTGACAAAATAGAGATAAACTATATAAAGAGAAGTTACGATAATGAATCTTATCAGATAAGTTATTACTTGATTGGTGTTTGGAAGTGA
- the typA gene encoding translational GTPase TypA, with product MEKIRNIAVIAHVDHGKTTMVDELLKQSGTFNEHQNLGERVMDSNDIERERGITILSKNTAIRYKDTKINIIDTPGHADFGGEVERVLKMVDGVLLLVDAQEGVMPQTKFVVKKALSLGLRPIVVVNKIDKPAGDPDRVINEIFDLFVALDANDEQLEFPVVYAAAKNGYAKLKLSDENKDMQPLFETILAHVPAPSGSDENPLQLQVFTLDYDNYVGKIGIARIFNGKIAKNQNVMLAKADGTKTTGRISKLIGFMGLDRIDINEAGTGDIVAIAGFDALDVGDSVVDPNNPHPLDPLHIEEPTLSVVFSVNDGPLAGTEGKHVTSNKIDERLANEMKTNIAMKYENIGEGKFKVSGRGELQITILAENMRREGYEFLLGRPEVIVKEINGVKCEPYELLVIDAPDDTTGTVIEKLGKRKAEMVSMNPTGDGQTRIEFEIPARGLIGFRSQFLTDTKGEGVMNHSFLEFRPLSGTVEHRTNGALVSMENGVTLAYSLFNLQDRGVLFLDPQAKVYVGMIIGEHSRPNDLDVNPIKGKNLTNVRASGSDDAIKLVPPRKLSLERALEWIEDDELVEVTPINIRVRKRYLDPTERKRKAKL from the coding sequence TTGGAAAAGATACGAAATATAGCCGTTATCGCGCACGTCGACCACGGTAAAACAACAATGGTTGATGAGCTTTTGAAGCAGTCAGGAACATTTAACGAGCATCAAAACCTTGGCGAGCGTGTAATGGATAGCAACGACATCGAAAGAGAGCGTGGCATCACGATCCTTTCTAAAAACACCGCTATTCGCTACAAAGATACAAAGATCAACATCATAGACACCCCAGGCCACGCCGACTTTGGTGGCGAGGTAGAGCGTGTTCTTAAGATGGTTGATGGCGTTTTGCTGCTTGTTGATGCGCAAGAAGGCGTTATGCCACAAACTAAATTTGTCGTCAAAAAGGCGCTCTCACTTGGACTTCGCCCAATCGTCGTCGTAAATAAGATAGACAAACCTGCAGGCGATCCAGACCGCGTTATAAATGAAATTTTTGACCTTTTTGTCGCACTTGATGCAAATGACGAGCAGTTAGAATTTCCAGTCGTTTATGCAGCTGCTAAAAATGGCTACGCAAAGCTAAAACTAAGCGATGAAAACAAAGATATGCAGCCACTTTTCGAGACTATCCTAGCTCACGTACCAGCCCCAAGCGGCAGCGACGAGAACCCGCTTCAGCTTCAAGTTTTTACGCTTGATTATGATAATTACGTCGGCAAGATCGGCATCGCGAGGATTTTTAACGGCAAGATAGCTAAAAACCAAAACGTCATGCTTGCAAAGGCTGATGGCACAAAGACAACTGGTAGAATTTCAAAACTCATCGGCTTTATGGGACTTGATAGGATCGATATAAACGAGGCTGGCACTGGCGACATCGTAGCGATCGCTGGCTTTGACGCGCTTGACGTTGGCGATAGCGTCGTTGATCCAAACAACCCTCATCCACTTGATCCGCTCCATATCGAAGAGCCAACCCTTAGCGTTGTATTTTCTGTAAATGATGGCCCACTAGCAGGCACTGAGGGCAAACACGTCACATCAAACAAGATCGATGAGCGCCTTGCAAATGAGATGAAGACAAATATCGCGATGAAGTATGAAAACATCGGCGAGGGCAAATTTAAAGTAAGCGGCCGTGGCGAGCTTCAGATCACCATCTTGGCTGAAAATATGCGCCGCGAGGGCTATGAGTTTTTACTTGGCAGACCTGAGGTCATCGTAAAAGAGATAAACGGCGTAAAATGCGAGCCATACGAGCTTTTGGTTATCGACGCGCCTGATGATACGACAGGCACTGTCATAGAAAAACTAGGCAAAAGAAAAGCTGAAATGGTCTCTATGAACCCAACAGGCGACGGTCAAACAAGGATCGAATTTGAGATCCCAGCGCGCGGACTTATCGGCTTTAGAAGCCAGTTTTTGACTGATACAAAAGGCGAGGGCGTTATGAACCACAGCTTTTTGGAGTTTAGACCACTAAGCGGCACCGTCGAGCACAGAACAAATGGCGCGCTAGTTTCTATGGAAAACGGCGTAACGCTTGCTTATTCGCTATTTAACTTGCAAGATCGTGGCGTGCTATTTCTTGATCCGCAAGCAAAAGTCTATGTGGGCATGATCATCGGCGAGCACAGCCGTCCAAACGACCTTGACGTAAATCCTATCAAGGGTAAAAACCTAACAAACGTGCGTGCAAGTGGTAGTGACGATGCGATCAAGCTTGTCCCACCTAGAAAGCTAAGCTTAGAGCGTGCGCTAGAGTGGATAGAAGATGACGAGCTAGTCGAGGTTACGCCTATAAATATCCGCGTTCGTAAGCGCTATCTAGACCCAACAGAGCGCAAAAGAAAAGCAAAACTATAA
- a CDS encoding Sua5 YciO YrdC YwlC family protein, translating to MIYLAQTDTTAGFLSKDYKEINHAKMRSEGKPCLITTAKFSVLNGLARAPKKYKNFIRRSSKTTFLYPNLKAIRVVKECEHEKFLSKFDWLYSSSANKNGMKFDEAWARGVADEVVDERFFEDTPSKIYKISKSKLKKIR from the coding sequence ATGATATACCTAGCGCAAACTGACACAACGGCTGGCTTTTTAAGCAAAGACTACAAGGAGATAAACCACGCCAAAATGCGAAGTGAAGGCAAGCCTTGCCTCATCACGACAGCTAAATTTAGCGTTTTAAATGGGCTTGCTAGAGCGCCAAAAAAGTATAAAAATTTCATCCGTCGCTCAAGTAAGACGACATTTTTATATCCAAATTTAAAGGCGATCAGGGTCGTAAAAGAGTGCGAACATGAGAAATTCTTAAGCAAATTTGACTGGCTTTACTCAAGTAGTGCAAACAAAAATGGTATGAAATTTGATGAAGCTTGGGCTAGAGGCGTGGCTGATGAAGTTGTTGATGAACGTTTTTTTGAAGATACACCATCAAAAATTTATAAAATTTCAAAGTCAAAACTAAAAAAGATCCGTTAG